One region of Pseudoalteromonas sp. R3 genomic DNA includes:
- a CDS encoding FtsX-like permease family protein codes for MRDLIPILKALNYSRTAPLLFVLQIALTFMILVNAAYMALHKHSLLSRPSGLDEQHTFYVLTNLPSEATARGADIDQDLQAISNLSGVTSASVTSGIPLTGWGRFLEVATQADSEYDTFSGYYGGDNSLLETMGLELIAGEGFSQTPLFAETDGFRIATEIIITQALAQALYPDDWRQVVGQTIYINKRPQQVRGVVKTLQAAWSFWAVVEHSVLAPVIETSEYVYYLVRTEPGQQAEVMAQTIDYLMRRHGRKVEELQTFEQVKQQSYQAEYSASMTLLWVVVCLSLVTALGVFGQARFAVTRRRRQIGIRRALGAQKEHIVGYFMLENALLTVLGIGLGCIAAMLLNVQFSNWFELAVVPVEFLVIGGACMLLLGQAATLAPAFRAASVSPAITTRLGELR; via the coding sequence ATGAGAGACTTGATACCAATCCTTAAAGCGTTGAATTACAGCCGCACCGCTCCTTTGTTATTCGTGCTGCAAATAGCGTTGACCTTTATGATATTAGTGAATGCCGCCTACATGGCATTGCACAAGCACAGTTTATTATCGCGTCCAAGTGGGTTGGATGAACAACATACCTTTTACGTACTCACTAACTTGCCCTCAGAAGCTACTGCAAGAGGTGCGGATATTGACCAAGATTTGCAAGCAATAAGTAACTTGTCAGGCGTCACTTCTGCGTCAGTTACATCTGGGATACCTCTGACTGGTTGGGGGCGCTTTCTGGAAGTCGCGACTCAGGCTGATAGTGAGTATGATACTTTCAGTGGTTATTATGGAGGTGATAACTCGCTACTTGAAACTATGGGGTTAGAGTTGATTGCGGGGGAAGGCTTTTCACAGACACCGCTGTTTGCAGAAACAGATGGGTTTCGTATTGCAACAGAGATCATCATCACACAAGCGCTCGCACAAGCACTTTATCCCGACGACTGGCGCCAGGTTGTAGGACAGACTATTTATATTAACAAGCGACCACAACAGGTTCGGGGGGTCGTGAAAACCTTGCAGGCTGCCTGGAGCTTTTGGGCCGTAGTGGAACATAGTGTGCTTGCGCCGGTAATAGAGACCAGTGAGTACGTTTACTACTTGGTACGCACAGAGCCAGGCCAACAGGCAGAGGTTATGGCGCAAACGATTGACTATCTGATGCGTCGTCATGGAAGAAAAGTTGAAGAGTTGCAAACATTTGAACAAGTAAAGCAGCAGAGCTATCAGGCTGAATATTCGGCCAGTATGACACTGCTGTGGGTTGTAGTGTGTTTGTCTTTGGTTACGGCGTTAGGCGTGTTTGGTCAGGCGCGTTTTGCCGTTACCCGGCGTCGCAGGCAGATAGGGATCCGGCGAGCTCTGGGGGCGCAAAAAGAGCATATAGTTGGGTACTTTATGCTTGAGAATGCACTTTTGACGGTGCTGGGCATTGGTCTGGGATGCATTGCGGCTATGCTACTGAATGTGCAATTCAGTAATTGGTTTGAGCTCGCCGTTGTGCCTGTGGAATTCCTGGTTATCGGAGGAGCGTGTATGCTGCTGCTTGGTCAGGCTGCAACTTTGGCCCCCGCTTTTCGTGCCGCCAGCGTATCACCAGCCATTACGACTCGTCTTGGGGAGCTTAGATAG
- a CDS encoding ABC transporter permease, translating into MRYYFKLAWISFKQTPLLSSLIVVTIAVGIAATMITYTISYMMNKEPVPGKADSLYLVQLNSWDPQKAYYSQGEDERVPPYLTYQDMQNLWRADQARRHVPISGYRDQLKLPQQADSDAKTALVRSTSRDFFSAFNAPIRFGSPWSVEADRQGELVAVISADVNQRLFNGQNSVGQSIRLGALEYRIVAVLDNWPILPRFYGEAMRAFRKPRDVFIPFETQVRNELWSSNLQAFECWRDPEDSSFEAFLSSECVWVYFWVELNGPSERLEYEEFLYSYVQEQRASGRFQRKIINKLSTPVEYLTQREAISQDNHMALGLSLCFLILCLLNSTNLMMAKFHTKTLEVSLRRAVGASKRQVFHQFCIETLLLGTFGGALGLILALLGLKVCSQVYQHLSSDLMQMDMFIVVLTPLIAISASVLFGLLPVIRASRIEPASQLNSV; encoded by the coding sequence ATGAGATACTATTTCAAACTGGCCTGGATAAGCTTCAAACAAACTCCACTATTAAGTTCCTTAATCGTGGTCACGATTGCGGTCGGGATTGCTGCAACCATGATAACTTACACTATCAGCTACATGATGAACAAAGAGCCAGTACCAGGTAAAGCTGACTCTCTTTATCTGGTTCAGCTAAATAGTTGGGACCCTCAAAAAGCCTATTACAGTCAGGGAGAAGATGAACGGGTTCCTCCCTATCTTACCTATCAGGACATGCAAAACTTATGGCGTGCGGATCAGGCAAGGCGCCATGTCCCCATCAGTGGTTACAGAGATCAACTTAAGTTGCCACAGCAGGCTGACTCTGATGCAAAAACAGCATTGGTACGTTCGACCAGTCGGGATTTTTTCAGTGCATTTAATGCTCCAATTCGGTTTGGCAGTCCCTGGTCAGTTGAAGCAGACAGGCAGGGGGAGTTAGTCGCAGTGATCAGTGCTGATGTAAATCAGCGACTATTTAATGGACAAAACTCAGTTGGACAATCTATTCGATTGGGAGCACTTGAGTACCGAATCGTTGCTGTTTTGGATAACTGGCCTATCCTGCCACGGTTTTACGGCGAGGCGATGCGTGCATTTCGCAAGCCCAGAGATGTATTTATTCCCTTTGAAACACAAGTACGTAACGAGCTATGGTCGTCTAATTTACAAGCTTTTGAGTGCTGGCGTGATCCGGAAGATAGTTCATTCGAAGCGTTCTTGTCTTCGGAGTGTGTCTGGGTTTACTTCTGGGTAGAGCTCAATGGGCCCTCTGAGCGCCTTGAATATGAAGAGTTTCTGTATTCCTATGTTCAGGAGCAGCGAGCGTCAGGGCGATTTCAACGTAAAATCATCAATAAGCTAAGCACCCCTGTGGAATACCTGACTCAGCGTGAAGCCATCTCGCAGGATAACCATATGGCACTGGGGCTGTCATTATGCTTTTTGATACTTTGCCTGCTCAATAGCACGAACCTGATGATGGCTAAGTTTCACACTAAGACCCTCGAAGTCAGCTTGCGGCGCGCCGTCGGGGCCAGCAAACGACAGGTATTTCACCAGTTCTGTATTGAAACTCTGTTGCTTGGCACATTTGGCGGGGCACTTGGGCTAATATTAGCGCTGCTGGGACTCAAGGTGTGCAGTCAGGTTTATCAGCACCTGAGTAGCGATCTGATGCAAATGGATATGTTTATTGTGGTGTTAACCCCCTTAATTGCGATATCTGCCAGTGTATTATTTGGCTTATTGCCCGTTATTCGTGCCAGTCGTATTGAGCCCGCCAGTCAGCTTAACAGTGTATAA